One stretch of Candidatus Baltobacteraceae bacterium DNA includes these proteins:
- a CDS encoding TIGR00730 family Rossman fold protein, with product MRLCVFCGSKTGDDPRFSQAAIDTGTLLARRGIGIVYGGGRVGLMGVLADAARAAGGEVIGVIPRSLAEREVAHSGLSQLHIVESMHERKALMAELSAGFIALPGGFGTLEEFCEVITWSQLGIHTKPCGILNVAGYFDNLIGMFDYGVRRGFISDVHREIVLESEEPGDLIERMLKLTEVGFR from the coding sequence GTGCGCCTGTGTGTCTTCTGCGGTTCGAAGACCGGTGACGATCCGCGTTTTTCGCAAGCCGCGATCGATACCGGCACCCTGCTCGCGCGGCGTGGAATCGGTATCGTTTATGGTGGTGGGCGCGTCGGGTTGATGGGCGTGCTCGCCGATGCGGCGCGCGCGGCCGGCGGCGAGGTCATCGGGGTCATCCCGCGATCGCTTGCGGAGCGCGAGGTCGCACATTCGGGGCTTTCGCAACTGCACATCGTTGAATCTATGCACGAACGCAAAGCGCTGATGGCCGAGCTGTCGGCAGGATTCATCGCGCTGCCGGGCGGCTTCGGAACGCTCGAAGAGTTTTGCGAAGTGATCACGTGGTCGCAACTCGGGATTCACACGAAGCCGTGCGGCATCTTGAACGTCGCAGGCTACTTCGATAATTTGATCGGGATGTTCGACTACGGCGTGCGGCGCGGATTCATCAGTGATGTGCATCGTGAGATCGTGCTCGAGTCCGAAGAACCGGGCGACCTGATCGAGCGCATGTTGAAGCTAACGGAAGTCGGTTTCCGTTAG
- a CDS encoding pyridoxamine 5'-phosphate oxidase family protein, with protein sequence MTTPPFFHPDTRRADLAWTDWDEVRAWLETQSFCRVAINEDPWPYVVAQTYSFTGEAFVMHFSRSGRLARLIAENPLITIEVDEPRGHMDAIGGAIGYHSVVARCRAKLDDVAVGEGYIARVTAEIVLLSAKRRALPEHTV encoded by the coding sequence ATGACGACGCCGCCGTTTTTCCATCCCGATACACGGCGAGCCGACCTCGCATGGACGGATTGGGACGAAGTCCGCGCGTGGCTCGAGACGCAAAGCTTTTGCCGCGTTGCGATCAACGAAGATCCGTGGCCGTATGTCGTCGCCCAGACCTATTCGTTCACCGGCGAAGCCTTCGTCATGCACTTCTCGCGTAGCGGACGCCTGGCGCGACTGATCGCCGAAAATCCGCTGATCACGATTGAGGTCGACGAGCCGCGCGGACATATGGATGCAATCGGCGGGGCGATCGGTTATCACAGCGTCGTGGCCCGCTGCCGCGCCAAACTCGACGACGTCGCGGTCGGCGAAGGTTATATCGCGCGCGTAACTGCGGAGATCGTTTTGCTCTCGGCGAAGCGCCGCGCGCTCCCCGAGCATACCGTTTAG
- a CDS encoding VOC family protein codes for MVKDIAFCAYSVKDVPAARAFYRDIIGLEPGQAFGDHWVEFNVGSTAFGIGDGTPLGFIPGKSTGVSFEVDNISEMRDKLVQNNIEVSDMHEFPNCQACFVTDPEGNRFALHQLKS; via the coding sequence ATGGTGAAAGACATTGCGTTCTGCGCGTATTCGGTCAAAGACGTGCCCGCCGCAAGGGCGTTCTATCGCGACATCATCGGCTTAGAGCCTGGACAAGCGTTCGGCGATCATTGGGTCGAGTTCAATGTCGGCTCGACGGCATTCGGAATCGGCGACGGAACGCCGCTTGGATTCATTCCGGGAAAATCTACGGGCGTTTCGTTCGAAGTCGACAACATTTCCGAGATGCGTGACAAGCTCGTGCAAAACAACATCGAGGTCAGCGACATGCACGAATTCCCCAATTGTCAGGCGTGTTTCGTGACGGATCCGGAAGGCAACCGCTTCGCCCTCCATCAGCTGAAGAGCTAA
- a CDS encoding DUF1697 domain-containing protein, whose product MNRVALLRAVNVGGRKVAMADLRALFVKLDFGDAKTLLNSGNVVFSADRRSDGTLEKLFEAETEKKFKVKAEFFVRTTQEMQALVAANPFPKEAKTDPGHLLVVFMKNAPSAKDVAAVEAANKGRERLKAIGKNLYVHYPDGVGESKLRFPWIGSGRNWNTVLKIVDLLS is encoded by the coding sequence GTGAACCGCGTCGCGCTACTGCGCGCCGTGAACGTTGGCGGACGCAAGGTTGCAATGGCCGACTTACGCGCCCTCTTCGTTAAGCTCGATTTCGGCGACGCGAAGACGTTGCTGAATAGCGGGAATGTGGTGTTCAGCGCGGATCGACGCTCGGATGGGACGCTGGAAAAACTATTCGAAGCCGAAACGGAAAAGAAGTTCAAGGTCAAGGCCGAGTTCTTCGTGCGCACGACCCAAGAGATGCAGGCGCTTGTCGCGGCCAATCCGTTTCCGAAGGAAGCGAAGACTGATCCGGGTCATCTCCTGGTCGTGTTTATGAAAAACGCGCCGAGCGCGAAAGATGTCGCTGCGGTAGAGGCTGCAAACAAAGGCCGCGAGAGGCTCAAAGCGATCGGCAAGAACCTTTATGTACACTATCCCGACGGTGTGGGCGAATCAAAGCTGCGTTTTCCGTGGATCGGTTCCGGACGCAATTGGAACACCGTCCTAAAAATTGTCGATTTGCTGAGCTGA
- a CDS encoding multifunctional oxoglutarate decarboxylase/oxoglutarate dehydrogenase thiamine pyrophosphate-binding subunit/dihydrolipoyllysine-residue succinyltransferase subunit, producing MIGTTVQVPLPEMGESVTEGSVVEWRKHVGDWIDKGETLVEITTEKVDVEVPAPASGVVSKLLANEGATVTVGTPLAEIDTAAKRPDGAPAPKAAEVQAAPAAAPAPKAAEAAPPNGSAANGGVATPQARRVAERNNVDLRGIRGTGPDGLVVRHDVDAAIESGSAKPAVSATPGGIPLPPLPKDAKTTPLRGPVAMLASAMEQSLAIPTATSFRTIGVGTLDVRRRQLNDALAAAGKPQKVSFTHLIAYAIVQAARDVPGMTASFRREDGTPTRVDGPINLGLAVDVTRKDGTRFLIVPVIKAADTLNFVAFHDRYEELIAKARDNKLGADDVTGATMTLTNPGGIGTVASVPRLMAGQGVIVAAGAIGLPPGFAKSPPQALQLLGVEKVMTMTSTYDHRVIQGALSGEFLRRIDQQLGDNAFYDAIFLAYGVTPSARALAIVSEPATGTPVAGTAPSLELLRGVAAGAAIINSYRMHGHLAANLDPLGSEPPGDDGLDPRSYSLTPALMSAIPGAALHTKLQGNSLADILPKLRETYAGQIAYEVEHISNREQRRWLRDYIEGGLHRLKLSPERLVQVLGRLTKVEAMERYMRKNFLGQKTFSVEGLDIIVPMLEETISMLADDGTKAAVIGMAHRGRLATIAHVVNRPYKELLGEFEAAKMRGEQEEGNDALGDVKYHHGADGTYVTPTGTKIDVHLASNPSHLEAVNGVVEGMTRAYQTDHAVNPPVQHMVNAAPILVHGDAAFPAQGIVAEVLNLQSLPGYTTGGTIHLIANNQLGFTTDPDQGRSTRYASDLAKGFDVPIVHVNADDVEACMSAVHFALDFRARFGRDVLIDVIGYRRFGHNEQDEPAYTQPGIYEKIKNHPTVRELFAANLVAQNIISQQQADQLVEAANERLTRQHEEAKQHASLLIKKSLIDYATDESTDTRVAREKILAWSHELIRVPEGFAVSTKLERQFSKREDDLEKTGAIDWGLAEWFAYASMISEGTPVRLTGQDTERGTFSHRHAVLHDAITNARYVPLQHLAGAKASFEIYNSPLSEYACVGFEYGYSVVSEEAMVLWEAQFGDFSNGAQIIIDQFMAAGLAKWDQKSRLTLLLPHGYEGMGPEHSSGRIERFLQLSAEGNIRVAVPSTSSQYFHLLRMQGLDHHGFPMVIFTPKSLLRNAVSFGTLDELAKGGFQQVIDDPRMSKNRKAVERVILCSGKIYHDLVADPAYAKMQKTAIVRVELLSPLPRKQIISVLESYPNTKNVVWVQEEPKNMGARAHVRRRLLEKLPKKFGEIDYIGRPYRASPSEGYPGAHAAEQERVVKEALTE from the coding sequence ATGATCGGGACAACGGTTCAAGTCCCACTGCCCGAGATGGGCGAGAGTGTTACCGAAGGTTCTGTTGTCGAGTGGCGCAAGCACGTCGGCGACTGGATCGATAAGGGTGAGACCTTAGTCGAGATCACGACCGAGAAGGTCGACGTTGAGGTCCCCGCGCCCGCATCGGGCGTTGTATCGAAGCTCCTCGCGAACGAAGGCGCGACCGTAACGGTCGGCACGCCGCTCGCGGAGATCGACACGGCCGCGAAGCGTCCCGACGGCGCACCGGCTCCGAAAGCCGCCGAGGTGCAGGCCGCTCCCGCCGCTGCGCCCGCTCCTAAAGCGGCCGAAGCCGCGCCCCCAAACGGCAGCGCCGCAAACGGCGGCGTTGCAACGCCGCAAGCGCGCCGTGTTGCCGAGCGCAACAATGTCGACCTCCGCGGAATTCGCGGAACCGGACCGGACGGGCTCGTCGTTCGCCACGATGTCGATGCCGCGATCGAAAGCGGCAGCGCCAAACCGGCCGTGAGCGCAACACCCGGCGGCATTCCGCTGCCGCCGCTTCCGAAAGACGCGAAGACAACGCCGCTTCGCGGTCCCGTCGCAATGCTCGCAAGTGCGATGGAGCAAAGTCTCGCGATTCCAACCGCGACGAGCTTCCGTACGATCGGCGTCGGCACGCTCGACGTGCGCCGCCGTCAACTCAATGACGCGCTCGCCGCCGCCGGCAAGCCGCAGAAAGTTTCGTTCACGCATCTGATCGCGTACGCAATCGTGCAAGCTGCGCGCGACGTCCCCGGCATGACCGCCAGCTTCCGTCGCGAGGATGGAACGCCGACGCGCGTCGACGGTCCGATCAATCTGGGTCTCGCCGTCGACGTCACGCGCAAAGATGGAACACGATTCCTCATCGTCCCAGTCATCAAAGCTGCGGACACGCTGAACTTTGTTGCATTCCACGATCGCTACGAAGAGCTGATCGCAAAAGCGCGCGACAACAAGCTCGGCGCGGATGACGTCACCGGCGCGACGATGACGCTGACCAACCCGGGTGGGATTGGTACCGTCGCATCCGTTCCGCGTCTCATGGCCGGACAAGGCGTGATCGTTGCAGCGGGCGCGATCGGTTTGCCGCCGGGCTTTGCAAAATCACCGCCGCAGGCGTTGCAGTTGCTCGGTGTTGAGAAAGTCATGACGATGACGAGCACCTACGATCATCGTGTGATTCAGGGTGCGCTCTCGGGCGAGTTCTTGCGCCGCATCGATCAGCAGCTGGGCGACAACGCGTTCTACGACGCGATCTTCCTTGCGTACGGCGTGACGCCGTCCGCGCGCGCGCTCGCAATCGTCAGCGAACCCGCGACGGGTACACCAGTAGCCGGCACTGCGCCGAGCCTCGAGCTCTTGCGCGGCGTCGCTGCCGGAGCTGCAATCATCAATTCGTATCGCATGCACGGACATCTGGCTGCGAACCTCGATCCGCTCGGATCGGAGCCGCCGGGCGATGATGGTCTGGATCCGCGCAGCTACAGTCTCACGCCGGCGCTGATGTCGGCGATTCCGGGCGCTGCGTTGCACACAAAACTTCAAGGGAACTCGCTCGCCGATATCTTGCCGAAACTGCGCGAGACGTACGCCGGACAAATCGCGTACGAGGTCGAGCACATTTCGAATCGCGAGCAACGCCGCTGGCTTCGCGACTATATCGAAGGCGGATTGCACCGTCTCAAGCTCTCACCCGAACGCCTGGTGCAAGTGCTCGGACGCCTCACAAAAGTTGAGGCGATGGAGCGCTACATGCGCAAGAACTTCCTCGGGCAGAAGACGTTCTCGGTTGAAGGGCTCGACATCATCGTTCCGATGCTCGAAGAGACGATCTCGATGCTCGCCGACGACGGAACGAAAGCTGCCGTCATCGGCATGGCGCATCGTGGACGTCTTGCAACAATCGCGCACGTCGTGAATCGCCCCTATAAAGAGCTGCTCGGCGAGTTCGAAGCCGCGAAGATGCGCGGCGAGCAAGAAGAGGGCAACGACGCGCTCGGCGACGTCAAGTATCACCACGGCGCCGACGGCACGTACGTAACGCCGACCGGTACCAAGATCGACGTGCATCTGGCCAGCAACCCGAGTCATCTCGAAGCCGTCAACGGCGTTGTCGAAGGGATGACCCGCGCATATCAGACCGATCACGCCGTCAACCCGCCGGTGCAGCACATGGTCAACGCTGCGCCGATTCTGGTGCACGGTGACGCTGCGTTTCCCGCGCAAGGCATCGTTGCCGAAGTCCTCAACCTGCAATCGCTTCCGGGCTACACGACCGGAGGCACGATCCATCTGATCGCAAACAATCAGCTCGGTTTTACGACCGATCCGGATCAAGGCCGCTCCACGCGTTACGCGAGCGATCTCGCCAAGGGCTTCGACGTTCCGATCGTGCACGTCAATGCCGACGACGTCGAAGCGTGCATGAGCGCCGTCCACTTCGCCCTTGATTTCCGCGCGAGGTTCGGACGCGACGTGCTGATCGACGTGATCGGCTATCGCCGTTTCGGACACAACGAGCAGGACGAGCCGGCATACACGCAGCCCGGCATCTACGAGAAGATCAAGAACCATCCAACCGTTCGCGAGCTTTTCGCCGCGAATCTCGTCGCGCAAAATATCATCTCACAGCAGCAGGCCGATCAGCTCGTTGAAGCCGCAAACGAACGGCTTACACGGCAGCATGAAGAGGCAAAGCAGCACGCGAGCCTCCTAATCAAGAAATCACTGATCGACTACGCAACCGACGAATCAACCGATACGCGCGTCGCGCGCGAGAAAATCTTGGCTTGGAGTCACGAGCTGATCCGCGTCCCCGAAGGCTTTGCGGTCAGCACGAAGCTCGAACGTCAATTCAGCAAACGCGAAGATGATCTCGAAAAAACCGGCGCCATCGATTGGGGCCTCGCGGAATGGTTTGCGTACGCGTCCATGATCTCCGAAGGGACGCCGGTGCGTTTGACGGGGCAAGACACCGAACGCGGAACGTTCAGTCATCGTCACGCCGTGCTGCACGACGCAATCACCAATGCTCGTTACGTTCCCTTGCAGCATCTCGCCGGCGCGAAGGCCTCGTTCGAGATCTACAACAGCCCGCTCTCGGAATACGCGTGCGTCGGATTCGAATACGGTTATAGCGTCGTCTCCGAAGAAGCGATGGTGCTGTGGGAAGCGCAGTTCGGCGATTTCTCGAACGGCGCGCAGATCATCATCGACCAGTTCATGGCCGCGGGCCTCGCAAAGTGGGATCAGAAGTCGCGCTTAACGCTGCTTCTGCCGCACGGTTACGAAGGCATGGGTCCGGAGCATTCGAGCGGGCGCATCGAGCGCTTCTTGCAGCTCTCCGCCGAAGGTAACATCCGCGTCGCGGTTCCATCGACGTCTTCGCAGTATTTCCACTTGCTGCGGATGCAGGGGCTCGATCATCATGGCTTCCCGATGGTGATCTTCACGCCCAAGTCGCTTCTGCGCAACGCTGTCTCGTTCGGGACGCTCGACGAGCTTGCCAAGGGCGGATTCCAGCAAGTCATCGACGATCCGCGGATGTCGAAGAATCGCAAAGCCGTCGAACGCGTGATCCTTTGCAGCGGGAAGATTTATCACGACTTGGTCGCCGACCCGGCTTACGCGAAGATGCAGAAGACTGCAATCGTGCGCGTCGAGCTGCTCTCGCCGTTACCGCGCAAGCAGATCATCTCGGTTCTCGAAAGCTATCCCAACACGAAAAATGTCGTTTGGGTGCAAGAAGAGCCGAAGAACATGGGCGCTCGCGCGCACGTCCGGCGGCGCCTCCTCGAAAAATTACCGAAGAAGTTCGGCGAAATCGACTATATCGGCCGTCCGTATCGTGCCAGCCCGAGCGAAGGTTATCCGGGCGCCCACGCGGCCGAACAAGAACGCGTCGTTAAAGAAGCGCTTACCGAGTAG
- a CDS encoding adenylate/guanylate cyclase domain-containing protein, with translation MLSRRRVPIQAYLAALFALLTLVIGLLTAAIFYERMKSESLHAASLLFDSTTTVLTQDIGQVRWEVSYALALATGSDLATARTFEARLHSKNVLTSIIKSNDLSVAAYAGYPDGDFFFLLRLDQAKPPNLEIPSNAAYLLRSIGRMPGKKTIGSYSFFDRNFELLSTRPDPNPDFDPRTRPWFAAKTSGVYVTSPYIFFTTHHLGITLSQRSPAGSVFGVDIDLTSISQKIARLLPTPSTLAAVIEPSGEVLAFSNPRQLQQANQRPGAPAATLAQMNAPPLVAAYHAASSTTMQSEGTFKDAHGRVWLYRMTPVLQREGAVRGFAVAIPEDELLTSAIRVRNDALILCLTLILMSVPIAFWLAKLIARPLNGLRSDALAIRNLDFSQRPPHDSFIAEIDEFARTFAAMRQHIREYNESATRFIPREFMSQLGRLDIKSLQLGDHAEETMTILFSDIRSFTTLSGGMTPEETFKFVNSYLTRIGPIIRDYHGFIDKYIGDAIMALFPESPRQAIEAAVAMQKRVVVYNEERFRAGYPPVAIGIGVHSGDLMLGTIGETQRFETTVISDAVNIASRLESLTKTFGVLILASSTVMSEVDPTRVPSRRLGDVQVKGATHPVTIYDVFAADPPDLLEHKIKTRDEFDLGRMAYAHGEFTEAYRYFREVARNKKDHAAAYYRDRCAILASAVRTLEWDGVEHMDSK, from the coding sequence TTGTTATCGCGCCGACGCGTCCCGATTCAGGCGTATCTGGCGGCGCTTTTTGCGCTGCTCACGCTGGTGATTGGCCTGCTGACCGCAGCAATATTCTACGAGCGCATGAAGAGCGAGAGCCTTCACGCTGCGAGTTTGCTGTTCGATAGCACCACGACCGTTCTCACGCAAGATATCGGGCAAGTGCGCTGGGAGGTCAGCTATGCGCTTGCGCTTGCAACGGGCAGCGATCTCGCAACCGCAAGAACGTTCGAAGCGCGTCTACATTCAAAGAACGTCCTAACGTCGATCATCAAATCCAACGATCTCAGCGTCGCCGCGTACGCGGGCTACCCCGACGGTGATTTCTTCTTCCTCTTGCGCCTCGATCAAGCAAAACCACCGAATCTCGAGATTCCGAGTAACGCTGCCTACCTTCTGCGCAGCATCGGTCGGATGCCCGGAAAGAAAACGATCGGCAGCTACTCGTTCTTCGATCGCAACTTTGAATTGCTCTCGACGCGTCCGGATCCGAATCCCGATTTCGATCCGCGCACGCGTCCGTGGTTTGCAGCGAAAACGAGCGGCGTGTACGTTACGTCGCCGTACATTTTCTTCACGACACATCACCTCGGCATCACGCTGTCGCAGCGCTCGCCGGCCGGCAGCGTCTTCGGTGTGGACATCGACTTGACGTCGATCTCGCAAAAGATTGCGCGCCTGCTGCCGACGCCCTCGACCCTGGCTGCCGTGATCGAACCGAGCGGCGAGGTGTTGGCGTTTTCGAATCCAAGGCAACTCCAACAAGCGAATCAACGTCCGGGCGCACCGGCGGCGACGTTGGCGCAGATGAACGCTCCGCCGCTCGTCGCGGCGTACCACGCGGCGTCCTCAACGACGATGCAATCTGAGGGGACATTCAAGGACGCGCACGGACGCGTTTGGCTTTATCGTATGACCCCGGTGCTGCAGCGCGAGGGAGCGGTACGTGGCTTCGCGGTCGCAATCCCCGAAGATGAGCTGCTAACGTCGGCGATTCGCGTACGCAACGACGCCCTGATCCTCTGTCTCACTTTGATTTTGATGTCTGTTCCGATTGCGTTTTGGCTTGCGAAACTGATCGCACGGCCGCTGAACGGATTACGCAGCGACGCGCTCGCGATTCGAAATCTCGATTTCTCGCAACGGCCGCCCCACGACTCGTTCATCGCAGAGATCGACGAGTTCGCGCGGACCTTCGCCGCTATGCGGCAGCACATTCGCGAATACAACGAGTCCGCGACACGATTCATACCGCGTGAGTTCATGAGCCAGCTCGGACGTCTGGACATCAAGAGCCTGCAGCTCGGCGATCACGCGGAAGAGACGATGACGATCCTGTTCTCGGATATCCGGTCGTTCACGACGCTTTCGGGCGGTATGACGCCGGAAGAGACGTTCAAGTTCGTCAACTCATACCTGACGCGCATCGGCCCGATCATTCGCGACTACCACGGCTTTATCGACAAGTACATCGGCGATGCGATCATGGCACTCTTTCCGGAATCGCCCAGGCAAGCCATCGAGGCTGCAGTCGCCATGCAAAAACGCGTGGTCGTGTATAACGAAGAGCGCTTCCGCGCGGGCTATCCGCCAGTGGCTATCGGGATCGGCGTGCACAGCGGGGATCTAATGCTCGGAACTATAGGTGAAACGCAACGGTTTGAGACGACCGTCATCTCCGATGCGGTCAACATTGCTTCGCGCCTCGAAAGTCTGACGAAAACCTTTGGCGTGCTGATCCTCGCCAGCAGCACCGTGATGTCGGAAGTCGATCCCACCCGGGTGCCTTCTCGACGGCTCGGCGACGTGCAGGTGAAGGGCGCGACCCACCCTGTCACGATCTACGACGTCTTTGCAGCCGATCCACCGGATTTGCTCGAGCACAAGATCAAAACGCGCGACGAATTCGATCTGGGCCGCATGGCGTACGCACACGGCGAGTTTACCGAAGCGTATCGCTACTTCCGAGAAGTCGCGCGCAACAAAAAAGACCACGCGGCCGCATACTATCGCGACCGCTGCGCGATTCTGGCCTCAGCCGTTCGGACGCTCGAATGGGACGGCGTCGAACATATGGATTCGAAGTAG
- a CDS encoding HD domain-containing phosphohydrolase yields the protein MLSPDSVKILLVDDSRTNLAVYQTILRQLSGAVCVPYESPEHALAWASQNEPDLVLVDYQMPKMDGHEFIKHFRLLPGRALTPIVMITASQDKTVRQTALELGATDFLNKPADPLEFIARARNLLALREGQKKLADRALHLADEVRKATAALAERERESILQLLCVAEFRDKDTASHIVRIGQLAAVVARVVGESPDRVEMIALAAPMHDIGKVSTPDNILLKRGKLTPEEWVIMRQHTTAGYEILAKSKSDLLRAGADIALTHHEKFDGSGYPRGMKGRDIPLWGRITALVDVFDALTSERPYKKAWPVGEALERIKADSGSHFDPDLVEAFMGAMPEVTAVRVRFPDERVA from the coding sequence ATGTTGTCTCCTGATTCCGTTAAAATTTTACTCGTCGACGATTCCCGGACGAATCTCGCGGTCTATCAGACCATCCTTCGTCAACTTTCGGGCGCTGTTTGCGTGCCGTACGAATCGCCCGAGCACGCGCTCGCATGGGCCTCGCAGAACGAGCCTGATCTCGTTCTCGTCGACTACCAAATGCCGAAGATGGATGGGCACGAGTTCATCAAGCATTTTCGTTTGCTTCCCGGACGCGCGTTAACGCCGATCGTGATGATCACGGCATCGCAAGACAAGACCGTGCGGCAGACCGCGCTCGAATTGGGCGCGACCGATTTTCTGAACAAGCCCGCCGACCCGCTCGAATTCATCGCACGTGCGCGCAATTTGCTGGCATTGCGTGAAGGTCAAAAGAAGCTCGCGGATCGCGCACTTCACCTCGCCGATGAAGTCAGGAAGGCGACGGCTGCGCTTGCGGAGCGCGAACGCGAATCGATCCTTCAGCTGTTGTGCGTCGCAGAATTTCGCGACAAGGACACTGCGAGCCACATCGTCCGCATCGGACAGCTGGCGGCGGTCGTCGCACGCGTCGTCGGCGAATCTCCGGATCGCGTCGAGATGATCGCGCTTGCCGCGCCGATGCACGACATCGGCAAAGTCTCGACGCCGGACAACATTCTGCTCAAGCGCGGGAAGCTGACGCCGGAAGAATGGGTCATCATGCGTCAGCACACGACTGCCGGTTATGAGATTCTCGCCAAAAGCAAATCCGATCTGTTGCGTGCGGGTGCCGACATCGCGCTCACACATCATGAAAAATTCGACGGTTCGGGCTATCCGCGCGGAATGAAAGGTCGAGACATTCCCCTCTGGGGCCGCATCACGGCCCTCGTCGACGTCTTCGATGCGCTTACATCAGAGCGTCCGTACAAGAAGGCATGGCCAGTCGGTGAAGCGCTAGAGCGGATCAAGGCGGATAGTGGTTCGCATTTCGATCCGGACCTCGTTGAGGCGTTCATGGGCGCAATGCCCGAGGTTACGGCCGTGCGCGTGCGTTTCCCCGACGAGCGCGTCGCCTAA
- a CDS encoding metalloregulator ArsR/SmtB family transcription factor, which translates to MSPNEIAEAPAQQREFWYPEREDITIYGILAALSDPTRLEIVRALARQEECCPFEFLDIGSKQNLRHHFKVLREAGLVKARYEGRNKYVWLRRDDIDSLFPGLLDGLLKAVEASSAR; encoded by the coding sequence ATGTCACCAAACGAAATTGCCGAGGCGCCGGCCCAACAGCGCGAGTTCTGGTACCCCGAGCGCGAGGATATCACGATCTACGGGATCCTCGCAGCTCTCAGCGACCCCACGCGGCTGGAGATCGTTCGCGCCCTTGCGCGCCAGGAAGAATGCTGTCCCTTCGAGTTTCTCGACATCGGCAGCAAGCAGAATCTGCGCCACCATTTTAAGGTGCTGCGCGAGGCCGGCCTAGTTAAGGCCCGCTATGAGGGCCGCAACAAGTACGTGTGGCTGCGCCGCGACGATATCGATTCGCTCTTCCCCGGTCTCCTCGACGGGCTGCTTAAGGCAGTCGAGGCTTCTAGCGCCAGGTAG